Proteins from a single region of Apium graveolens cultivar Ventura chromosome 7, ASM990537v1, whole genome shotgun sequence:
- the LOC141672766 gene encoding F-box protein FBW2-like yields the protein MKDMRKWEDMPTEFLINIFGRVPLESRLLDIPLVCKPWLQALRNPLCWQKLDFPASVPFFSKLRSSYEYSRNPLGIKLIPLIFNLSQRCATSLWLPEYCSRNELLHVPEECPGLKKLVLPAYLCRVHPDIISSLVVKLKNLEFLGIGSTRSDWIVEIFKLIGVHLPNLSSLWVTSRNIDDDVALAIVALPKLKHLYMNEAELSKENLLLIMRSCKELVSLYVLDCTGFDEEILKLSSSIQNFCCDGSTSYDESNCYMDIYDGDDSDYDEDESDDDGYDSDD from the exons ATGAAAGATATGAGGAAATGGGAGGATATGCCAACAGAGTTCTTGATTAATATTTTTGGAAGAGTCCCACTAGAGTCTCGCCTACTAGACATTCCCCTCGTTTGCAAACCATGGCTCCAGGCTCTTCGCAATCCACTGTGCTGGCAAAAACTTGATTTTCCTGCTTCTGTACCCTTCTTTTCAAAATTAAGGAGTTCATATGAGTACAGCAGAAACCCCCTCGGGATTAAACTCATTCCCCTTATTTTCAACCTCAGCCAACGATGTGCCACTTCACTTTGGCTCCCGGAGTATTGTAGCAGAAATGAGCTGCTACATGTCCCCGAAGA ATGTCCTGGTCTGAAGAAGCTGGTACTGCCTGCGTATTTATGTCGTGTGCATCCGGATATTATTTCAAGCCTTGTCGTGAAATTGAAGAATTTGGAATTTTTAGGCATTGGAAGTACCAGGTCTGACTGGATAGTAGAGATTTTTAAGCTTATAGGCGTCCATTTGCCAAATCTTTCTAGTCTGTGGGTTACAAGCCGAAACATTGATGATGATGTGGCATTGGCAATTGTGGCACTTCCAAAACTGAAGCATTTGTATATGAATGAGGCTGAACTTTCGAAGGAAAACCTATTGTTAATAATGAGGAGCTGCAAAGAGCTTGTGTCTCTGTATGTTCTAGACTGCACTGGATTTGATGAAGAGATTCTGAAGCTTTCTTCTTCAATTCAAAACTTTTGTTGTGATGGCTCGACGTCATATGACGAATCTAACTGTTACATGGACATTTACGATGGAGATGACAGTGACTACGATGAAGATGAGAGTGATGACGATGGATATGACAGTGACGATTAG